Proteins encoded together in one Hevea brasiliensis isolate MT/VB/25A 57/8 chromosome 16, ASM3005281v1, whole genome shotgun sequence window:
- the LOC131174406 gene encoding protein PLASTID MOVEMENT IMPAIRED 2-like isoform X1 gives MDRRAFDDRRRIGTVKAAINLYGERILEGSASLKKPQMDLTEKSSSTARELHMAKRDVVRYKENRMAAQSVKVQAESELSNAKKTVKDLAFQIEESTSKAKARMRDMETLKKSGKREDKALRDRSFESHRYAEMMRELEHVKQELSKLKLDMASVLEEKKRAEKEIEGSSSKLTSDLSSAEALRKEIEEVNDEQVLVELAGIEALKEFGEIEAQRQKEANEFSFEMEKTRHRMKDVIEEIDHSKELESKLAVTLSDVNVLQNELKLVKEIEKKVLKNDSLKHSGGSFRETEKLGDSTSLRSVTEELGAAKKELASIREEGFQFMSSMDIIRNELKHVREETSMLKKTEEKADLTVQNLNSKLLRAKSKLEVVSAAEEKAKSIVSNLSLTLEQLKTEADVAKKEKELISTETANIKAEIQKTESEIDKTKERLQTTMQELKAAKLSEALALENLQNLIENTMRARASACQQSSSITISKFEYEYLTGRAVRAEEIADKKVAAAQAWVEALKANEKEILMKIEIARREIRETRVEEEQQVYRTERSLSAKRAVEGEIRNWRHKREKNTQAENLERPLQRKSMKSNNNSTPRKSMKGNDNWTPSKRGKVRNSASPAVRTTPGSTSFIIRKKKKVMPNLAKFFSGKKIGKHP, from the exons ATGGACAGAAGAGCGTTTGATGATAGAAGAAGAATCGGGACGGTGAAGGCAGCCATTAATCTGTACGGAGAAAGAATTCTTGAGGGTAGTGCTTCACTGAAAAAACCCCAGATGGATTTAACTGAG AAGTCTTCTTCAACAGCCAGAGAGCTGCACATGGCAAAGAGAGACGTGGTTAGATATAAAGAGAATAGAATGGCTGCACAGTCAGTGAAAGTCCAAGCAGAATCTGAGCTCTCAAATGCTAAAAAGACGGTGAAAGATCTTGCTTTCCAAATTGAGGAATCAACCTCCAAGGCAAAAGCAAGGATGAGAGATATGGAAACTTTGAAGAAGTCAGGTAAGCGCGAAGATAAGGCCTTGAGGGATAGGAGTTTCGAGAGTCATCGATATGCAGAAATGATGAGAGAATTGGAACATGTGAAGCAAGAATTGAGTAAACTTAAGCTTGATATGGCTTCTGTTTTGGAAGAGAAGAAGCGAGCTGAGAAGGAAATTGAAGGCTCAAGTTCTAAATTAACGTCTGATCTGAGCTCTGCAGAAGCACTCAGGAAGGAGATTGAGGAGGTAAATGATGAGCAAGTGCTAGTTGAGTTGGCCGGAATTGAGGCATTGAAAGAGTTTGGAGAAATTGAAGCTCAAAGACAGAAGGAAGCCAATGAATTCTCATTTGAAATGGAGAAAACTAGACATAGAATGAAGGATGTTATCGAAGAGATTGATCACTCCAAAGAGCTTGAATCTAAATTGGCTGTTACATTATCGGATGTGAACGTGCTACAGAATGAACTAAAGCTTGTTAAAGAAATAGAAAAAAAGGTACTGAAAAATGACAGTTTGAAGCATTCGGGAGGTAGTTTTCGAGAAACTGAAAAATTGGGGGATTCAACTTCGCTGAGGTCAGTAACAGAAGAGTTGGGGGCGGCAAAGAAAGAATTGGCTTCAATTAGAGAAGAGGGTTTTCAGTTCATGTCCTCAATGGATATCATAAGGAATGAGCTCAAGCATGTCAGGGAAGAAACATCCATGTTGAAGAAAACAGAAGAAAAGGCAGATTTAACTGTTCAAAATCTAAATTCAAAGCTTCTCAGAGCTAAATCTAAACTGGAAGTTGTGTCTGCAGCTGAGGAAAAGGCTAAATCAATTGTCTCCAATCTGTCTCTGACTCTTGAACAGTTAAAGACAGAAGCAGATGTGGCAAAGAAAGAAAAGGAGCTTATAAGCACAGAAACTGCTAACATCAAGGCGGAAATTCAGAAAACTGAGTCTGAGATAGACAAAACTAAAGAAAGATTGCAGACTACAATGCAAGAACTTAAGGCAGCAAAATTATCAGAAGCTTTAGCTCTTGAGAATCTCCAAAATCTTATTGAGAATACCATGAGAGCCAGAGCTTCTGCTTGTCAACAAAGTTCCTCAATTACCATCTCAAAGTTTGAGTACGAGTACTTAACTGGACGAGCAGTCAGAGCTGAAGAAATTGCAGATAAAAAGGTAGCAGCAGCTCAAGCATGGGTAGAAGCATTGAAAGCCAATGAGAAGGAGATATTGATGAAAATTGAAATAGCTCGTAGAGAAATCCGAGAGACTAGGGTGGAAGAAGAGCAGCAGGTATATAGAACTGAGAGATCACTTTCTGCAAAGAGAGCAGTAGAAGGGGAAATCAGAAACTGGAGACACAAGCGTGAGAAAAACACGCAAGCTGAGAACTTGGAACGACCATTGCAGAGAAAATCAATGAAAAGTAATAACAATTCGACTCCAAGAAAGTCCATGAAAGGTAATGATAATTGGACTCCATCCAAACGTGGCAAGGTTCGCAATTCTGCTTCTCCAGCAGTTAGAACGACTCCTGGATCAACTTCTTTCATTATCAGGAAGAAGAAAAAGGTGATGCCAAATTTAGCCAAGTTTTTTAGCGGCAAGAAAATTGGCAAGCATCCATGA
- the LOC131174406 gene encoding protein PLASTID MOVEMENT IMPAIRED 2-like isoform X2: MDRRAFDDRRRIGTVKAAINLYGERILEGSASLKKPQMDLTESSSTARELHMAKRDVVRYKENRMAAQSVKVQAESELSNAKKTVKDLAFQIEESTSKAKARMRDMETLKKSGKREDKALRDRSFESHRYAEMMRELEHVKQELSKLKLDMASVLEEKKRAEKEIEGSSSKLTSDLSSAEALRKEIEEVNDEQVLVELAGIEALKEFGEIEAQRQKEANEFSFEMEKTRHRMKDVIEEIDHSKELESKLAVTLSDVNVLQNELKLVKEIEKKVLKNDSLKHSGGSFRETEKLGDSTSLRSVTEELGAAKKELASIREEGFQFMSSMDIIRNELKHVREETSMLKKTEEKADLTVQNLNSKLLRAKSKLEVVSAAEEKAKSIVSNLSLTLEQLKTEADVAKKEKELISTETANIKAEIQKTESEIDKTKERLQTTMQELKAAKLSEALALENLQNLIENTMRARASACQQSSSITISKFEYEYLTGRAVRAEEIADKKVAAAQAWVEALKANEKEILMKIEIARREIRETRVEEEQQVYRTERSLSAKRAVEGEIRNWRHKREKNTQAENLERPLQRKSMKSNNNSTPRKSMKGNDNWTPSKRGKVRNSASPAVRTTPGSTSFIIRKKKKVMPNLAKFFSGKKIGKHP; encoded by the exons ATGGACAGAAGAGCGTTTGATGATAGAAGAAGAATCGGGACGGTGAAGGCAGCCATTAATCTGTACGGAGAAAGAATTCTTGAGGGTAGTGCTTCACTGAAAAAACCCCAGATGGATTTAACTGAG TCTTCTTCAACAGCCAGAGAGCTGCACATGGCAAAGAGAGACGTGGTTAGATATAAAGAGAATAGAATGGCTGCACAGTCAGTGAAAGTCCAAGCAGAATCTGAGCTCTCAAATGCTAAAAAGACGGTGAAAGATCTTGCTTTCCAAATTGAGGAATCAACCTCCAAGGCAAAAGCAAGGATGAGAGATATGGAAACTTTGAAGAAGTCAGGTAAGCGCGAAGATAAGGCCTTGAGGGATAGGAGTTTCGAGAGTCATCGATATGCAGAAATGATGAGAGAATTGGAACATGTGAAGCAAGAATTGAGTAAACTTAAGCTTGATATGGCTTCTGTTTTGGAAGAGAAGAAGCGAGCTGAGAAGGAAATTGAAGGCTCAAGTTCTAAATTAACGTCTGATCTGAGCTCTGCAGAAGCACTCAGGAAGGAGATTGAGGAGGTAAATGATGAGCAAGTGCTAGTTGAGTTGGCCGGAATTGAGGCATTGAAAGAGTTTGGAGAAATTGAAGCTCAAAGACAGAAGGAAGCCAATGAATTCTCATTTGAAATGGAGAAAACTAGACATAGAATGAAGGATGTTATCGAAGAGATTGATCACTCCAAAGAGCTTGAATCTAAATTGGCTGTTACATTATCGGATGTGAACGTGCTACAGAATGAACTAAAGCTTGTTAAAGAAATAGAAAAAAAGGTACTGAAAAATGACAGTTTGAAGCATTCGGGAGGTAGTTTTCGAGAAACTGAAAAATTGGGGGATTCAACTTCGCTGAGGTCAGTAACAGAAGAGTTGGGGGCGGCAAAGAAAGAATTGGCTTCAATTAGAGAAGAGGGTTTTCAGTTCATGTCCTCAATGGATATCATAAGGAATGAGCTCAAGCATGTCAGGGAAGAAACATCCATGTTGAAGAAAACAGAAGAAAAGGCAGATTTAACTGTTCAAAATCTAAATTCAAAGCTTCTCAGAGCTAAATCTAAACTGGAAGTTGTGTCTGCAGCTGAGGAAAAGGCTAAATCAATTGTCTCCAATCTGTCTCTGACTCTTGAACAGTTAAAGACAGAAGCAGATGTGGCAAAGAAAGAAAAGGAGCTTATAAGCACAGAAACTGCTAACATCAAGGCGGAAATTCAGAAAACTGAGTCTGAGATAGACAAAACTAAAGAAAGATTGCAGACTACAATGCAAGAACTTAAGGCAGCAAAATTATCAGAAGCTTTAGCTCTTGAGAATCTCCAAAATCTTATTGAGAATACCATGAGAGCCAGAGCTTCTGCTTGTCAACAAAGTTCCTCAATTACCATCTCAAAGTTTGAGTACGAGTACTTAACTGGACGAGCAGTCAGAGCTGAAGAAATTGCAGATAAAAAGGTAGCAGCAGCTCAAGCATGGGTAGAAGCATTGAAAGCCAATGAGAAGGAGATATTGATGAAAATTGAAATAGCTCGTAGAGAAATCCGAGAGACTAGGGTGGAAGAAGAGCAGCAGGTATATAGAACTGAGAGATCACTTTCTGCAAAGAGAGCAGTAGAAGGGGAAATCAGAAACTGGAGACACAAGCGTGAGAAAAACACGCAAGCTGAGAACTTGGAACGACCATTGCAGAGAAAATCAATGAAAAGTAATAACAATTCGACTCCAAGAAAGTCCATGAAAGGTAATGATAATTGGACTCCATCCAAACGTGGCAAGGTTCGCAATTCTGCTTCTCCAGCAGTTAGAACGACTCCTGGATCAACTTCTTTCATTATCAGGAAGAAGAAAAAGGTGATGCCAAATTTAGCCAAGTTTTTTAGCGGCAAGAAAATTGGCAAGCATCCATGA